A part of Asterias rubens chromosome 14, eAstRub1.3, whole genome shotgun sequence genomic DNA contains:
- the LOC117299265 gene encoding uncharacterized protein LOC117299265 isoform X4 has protein sequence MDKDGMDLTGMGSYSQADNSMDRGTREEPRGDTQSETAFMDAVKNQMAETVWQTGKQQARKVFDLYGNIDLLRPYFDVEPKTVIHRLVLSFLPLRPSGTQQKTVGELYGPLMIVFTLVAILLMGMKDSGHTVREGTLMGTAIGVVFGYWFLASGLYYGVSFICNTQISFLQVLSLTGYGMFAFCIVLFIGTTFHNTVSHTMFYTIWAVLGGLSSIRMVGVYLSRTNGRSHKLTIASVVASIHLLFLLYLQVGVYLSRTNGRSHKLTIASVVASIHLLFLLYLQVGVYLSRTNGRSHKLTIASVVASIHLLFLLYLQVGVYLSRTNGRSHKLTIASVVASIHLLFLLYLQVGVYLSRTNGRSHKLTIASVVASIHLLFLLYLQVGVYLSRTNGRSHKLTIASVVASIHLLFLLYLQVGVYLSRTNGRSHKLTIASVVASIHLLFLLYLQVGVYLSRTNGRSHKLTIASVVASIHLLFLLYLQVGVYLSRTNGRSHKLTIASVVASIHLLFLLYLQVGVYLSRTNGRSHKLTIASVVASIHLLFLLYLQVGVYLSRTNGRSHKLTIASVVASIHLLFLLYLQVGVYLSRTNGRSHKLTIASVVASIHLLFLLYLQVGVYLSRTNGRSHKLTIASVVASIHLLFLLYLQVGVYLSRTNGRSHKLTIASVVASIHLLFLLYLQVGVYLSRTNGRSHKLTIASVVASIHLLFLLYLQVGVYLSRTNGRSHKLTIASVVASIHLLFLLYLQVGVYLSRTNGRSHKLTIASVVASIHLLFLLYLQVGVYLSRTNGRSHKLTIASVVASIHLLFLLYLQVGVYLSRTNGRSHKLTIASVVASIHLLFLLYLQVGVYLSRTNGRSHKLTIASVVASIHLLFLLYLQVGVYLSRTNGRSHKLTIASVVASIHLLFLLYLQVGVYLSRTNGRSHKLTIASVVASIHLLFLLYLQVGVYLSRTNGRSHKLTIASVVASIHLLFLLYLQVGVYLSRTNGRSHKLTIASVVASIHLLFLLYLQVGVYLSRTNGRSHKLTIASVVASIHLLFLLYLQVGVYLSRTNGRSHKLTIASVVASIHLLFLLYLQVGVYLSRTNGRSHKLTIASVVASIHLLFLLYLQVGVYLSRTNGRSHKLTIASVVASIHLLFLLYLQVGVYLSRTNGRSHKLTIASVVASIHLLFLLYLQVGVYLSRTNGRSHKLTIASVVASIHLLFLLYLHFSYHKIADVPNVSKGHEKVRLSALLGRTEEGNHVL, from the exons ATGGATAAAGATGGTATGGATCTGACGGGAATGGGCTCTTATAGTCAAGCAGACAACTCAATGGATCGAGGTACTAGAGAAGAGCCAAGAGGAGATACTCAATCTGAGACGGCCTTTATGGATGCGGTCAAGAATCAAATGGCAGAAACT GTTTGGCAAACTGGTAAACAGCAGGCTCGGAAAGTGTTTGACTTGTATGGAAATATTGATCTTCTACGACCTTACTTTGATGTGGAACCCAAGACAGTTATTCATAG ATTAGTGTTATCGTTTCTACCGTTGCGGCCATCAGGAACTCAGCAGAAAACTGTGGGTGAACTCTACGGTCCGCTCATGATTGTCTTTACTCTCGTTGCCATCTTGTTAATGGGAATGAAGGATTCTGGACACACTGTG AGAGAAGGAACGTTGATGGGTACAGCCATTGGTGTTGTATTTGGATACTGGTTTCTAGCCTCAGGATTGTATTATGGTGTGTCATTTATCTGCAACACTCAGATATCATTCCTGCAAGTTTTGTCATTAACG GGATACGGCATGTTTGCCTTCTGTATTGTACTCTTCATTGGTACAACATTTCACAACACTGTCTCtcatacaatgttttacaccatctgGGCTGTACTGGGAGGTTTATCAAGCATCAGAATG GTTGGTGTCTACTTATCAAGAACTAACGGACGGAGCCACAAGCTGACAATAGCCTCAGTTGTTGCCTCAATTCATTTACTGTTTCTTCTGTATCTACAGGTTGGTGTCTACTTATCAAGAACTAACGGACGGAGCCACAAGCTGACAATAGCCTCAGTTGTTGCCTCAATTCATTTACTGTTTCTTCTGTATCTACAGGTTGGTGTCTACTTATCAAGAACTAACGGACGGAGCCACAAGCTGACAATAGCCTCAGTTGTTGCCTCAATTCATTTACTGTTTCTTCTGTATCTACAGGTTGGTGTCTACTTATCAAGAACTAACGGACGGAGCCACAAGCTGACAATAGCCTCAGTTGTTGCCTCAATTCATTTACTGTTTCTTCTGTATCTACAGGTTGGTGTCTACTTATCAAGAACTAACGGACGGAGCCACAAGCTGACAATAGCCTCAGTTGTTGCCTCAATTCATTTACTGTTTCTTCTGTATCTACAGGTTGGTGTCTACTTATCAAGAACTAACGGACGGAGCCACAAGCTGACAATAGCCTCAGTTGTTGCCTCAATTCATTTACTGTTTCTTCTGTATCTACAGGTTGGTGTCTACTTATCAAGAACTAACGGACGGAGCCACAAGCTGACAATAGCCTCAGTTGTTGCCTCAATTCATTTACTGTTTCTTCTGTATCTACAGGTTGGTGTCTACTTATCAAGAACTAACGGACGGAGCCACAAGCTGACAATAGCCTCAGTTGTTGCCTCAATTCATTTACTGTTTCTTCTGTATCTACAGGTTGGTGTCTACTTATCAAGAACTAACGGACGGAGCCACAAGCTGACAATAGCCTCAGTTGTTGCCTCAATTCATTTACTGTTTCTTCTGTATCTACAGGTTGGTGTCTACTTATCAAGAACTAACGGACGGAGCCACAAGCTGACAATAGCCTCAGTTGTTGCCTCAATTCATTTACTGTTTCTTCTGTATCTACAGGTTGGTGTCTACTTATCAAGAACTAACGGACGGAGCCACAAGCTGACAATAGCCTCAGTTGTTGCCTCAATTCATTTACTGTTTCTTCTGTATCTACAGGTTGGTGTCTACTTATCAAGAACTAACGGACGGAGCCACAAGCTGACAATAGCCTCAGTTGTTGCCTCAATTCATTTACTGTTTCTTCTGTATCTACAGGTTGGTGTCTACTTATCAAGAACTAACGGACGGAGCCACAAGCTGACAATAGCCTCAGTTGTTGCCTCAATTCATTTACTGTTTCTTCTGTATCTACAGGTTGGTGTCTACTTATCAAGAACTAACGGACGGAGCCACAAGCTGACAATAGCCTCAGTTGTTGCCTCAATTCATTTACTGTTTCTTCTGTATCTACAGGTTGGTGTCTACTTATCAAGAACTAACGGACGGAGCCACAAGCTGACAATAGCCTCAGTTGTTGCCTCAATTCATTTACTGTTTCTTCTGTATCTACAGGTTGGTGTCTACTTATCAAGAACTAACGGACGGAGCCACAAGCTGACAATAGCCTCAGTTGTTGCCTCAATTCATTTACTGTTTCTTCTGTATCTACAGGTTGGTGTCTACTTATCAAGAACTAACGGACGGAGCCACAAGCTGACAATAGCCTCAGTTGTTGCCTCAATTCATTTACTGTTTCTTCTGTATCTACAGGTTGGTGTCTACTTATCAAGAACTAACGGACGGAGCCACAAGCTGACAATAGCCTCAGTTGTTGCCTCAATTCATTTACTGTTTCTTCTGTATCTACAGGTTGGTGTCTACTTATCAAGAACTAACGGACGGAGCCACAAGCTGACAATAGCCTCAGTTGTTGCCTCAATTCATTTACTGTTTCTTCTGTATCTACAGGTTGGTGTCTACTTATCAAGAACTAACGGACGGAGCCACAAGCTGACAATAGCCTCAGTTGTTGCCTCAATTCATTTACTGTTTCTTCTGTATCTACAGGTTGGTGTCTACTTATCAAGAACTAACGGACGGAGCCACAAGCTGACAATAGCCTCAGTTGTTGCCTCAATTCATTTACTGTTTCTTCTGTATCTACAGGTTGGTGTCTACTTATCAAGAACTAACGGACGGAGCCACAAGCTGACAATAGCCTCAGTTGTTGCCTCAATTCATTTACTGTTTCTTCTGTATCTACAGGTTGGTGTCTACTTATCAAGAACTAACGGACGGAGCCACAAGCTGACAATAGCCTCAGTTGTTGCCTCAATTCATTTACTGTTTCTTCTGTATCTACAGGTTGGTGTCTACTTATCAAGAACTAACGGACGGAGCCACAAGCTGACAATAGCCTCAGTTGTTGCCTCAATTCATTTACTGTTTCTTCTGTATCTACAGGTTGGTGTCTACTTATCAAGAACTAACGGACGGAGCCACAAGCTGACAATAGCCTCAGTTGTTGCCTCAATTCATTTACTGTTTCTTCTGTATCTACAGGTTGGTGTCTACTTATCAAGAACTAACGGACGGAGCCACAAGCTGACAATAGCCTCAGTTGTTGCCTCAATTCATTTACTGTTTCTTCTGTATCTACAGGTTGGTGTCTACTTATCAAGAACTAACGGACGGAGCCACAAGCTGACAATAGCCTCAGTTGTTGCCTCAATTCATTTACTGTTTCTTCTGTATCTACAGGTTGGTGTCTACTTATCAAGAACTAACGGACGGAGCCACAAGCTGACAATAGCCTCAGTTGTTGCCTCAATTCATTTACTGTTTCTTCTGTATCTACAGGTTGGTGTCTACTTATCAAGAACTAACGGACGGAGCCACAAGCTGACAATAGCCTCAGTTGTTGCCTCAATTCATTTACTGTTTCTTCTGTATCTACAGGTTGGTGTCTACTTATCAAGAACTAACGGACGGAGCCACAAGCTGACAATAGCCTCAGTTGTTGCCTCAATTCATTTACTGTTTCTTCTGTATCTACACTTCAGTTACCACAAGATTGCTGATG TGCCCAACGTGTCCAAGGGTCATGAGAAGGTCAGACTAAGCGCCCTCTTGGGTCGGACTGAAGAAGGAAACCACGTGTTGTAG
- the LOC117299265 gene encoding uncharacterized protein LOC117299265 isoform X2 → MATSSWFAQNSGKAGSAVVDLTDNAMDKDGMDLTGMGSYSQADNSMDRGTREEPRGDTQSETAFMDAVKNQMAETVWQTGKQQARKVFDLYGNIDLLRPYFDVEPKTVIHRLVLSFLPLRPSGTQQKTVGELYGPLMIVFTLVAILLMGMKDSGHTVREGTLMGTAIGVVFGYWFLASGLYYGVSFICNTQISFLQVLSLTGYGMFAFCIVLFIGTTFHNTVSHTMFYTIWAVLGGLSSIRMVGVYLSRTNGRSHKLTIASVVASIHLLFLLYLQVGVYLSRTNGRSHKLTIASVVASIHLLFLLYLQVGVYLSRTNGRSHKLTIASVVASIHLLFLLYLQVGVYLSRTNGRSHKLTIASVVASIHLLFLLYLQVGVYLSRTNGRSHKLTIASVVASIHLLFLLYLQVGVYLSRTNGRSHKLTIASVVASIHLLFLLYLQVGVYLSRTNGRSHKLTIASVVASIHLLFLLYLQVGVYLSRTNGRSHKLTIASVVASIHLLFLLYLQVGVYLSRTNGRSHKLTIASVVASIHLLFLLYLQVGVYLSRTNGRSHKLTIASVVASIHLLFLLYLQVGVYLSRTNGRSHKLTIASVVASIHLLFLLYLQVGVYLSRTNGRSHKLTIASVVASIHLLFLLYLQVGVYLSRTNGRSHKLTIASVVASIHLLFLLYLQVGVYLSRTNGRSHKLTIASVVASIHLLFLLYLQVGVYLSRTNGRSHKLTIASVVASIHLLFLLYLQVGVYLSRTNGRSHKLTIASVVASIHLLFLLYLQVGVYLSRTNGRSHKLTIASVVASIHLLFLLYLQVGVYLSRTNGRSHKLTIASVVASIHLLFLLYLQVGVYLSRTNGRSHKLTIASVVASIHLLFLLYLQVGVYLSRTNGRSHKLTIASVVASIHLLFLLYLQVGVYLSRTNGRSHKLTIASVVASIHLLFLLYLQVGVYLSRTNGRSHKLTIASVVASIHLLFLLYLQVGVYLSRTNGRSHKLTIASVVASIHLLFLLYLQVGVYLSRTNGRSHKLTIASVVASIHLLFLLYLQVGVYLSRTNGRSHKLTIASVVASIHLLFLLYLQVGVYLSRTNGRSHKLTIASVVASIHLLFLLYLQVGVYLSRTNGRSHKLTIASVVASIHLLFLLYLQVGVYLSRTNGRSHKLTIASVVASIHLLFLLYLQVGVYLSRTNGRSHKLTIASVVASIHLLFLLYLQVGVYLSRTNGRSHKLTIASVVASIHLLFLLYLHFSYHKIADALDKMKLFQ, encoded by the exons ATGGCGACTTCGTCTTGGTTTGCTCAAAACAGTGGAAAG GCTGGTTCAGCAGTAGTTGACTTAACAGACAATGCGATGGATAAAGATGGTATGGATCTGACGGGAATGGGCTCTTATAGTCAAGCAGACAACTCAATGGATCGAGGTACTAGAGAAGAGCCAAGAGGAGATACTCAATCTGAGACGGCCTTTATGGATGCGGTCAAGAATCAAATGGCAGAAACT GTTTGGCAAACTGGTAAACAGCAGGCTCGGAAAGTGTTTGACTTGTATGGAAATATTGATCTTCTACGACCTTACTTTGATGTGGAACCCAAGACAGTTATTCATAG ATTAGTGTTATCGTTTCTACCGTTGCGGCCATCAGGAACTCAGCAGAAAACTGTGGGTGAACTCTACGGTCCGCTCATGATTGTCTTTACTCTCGTTGCCATCTTGTTAATGGGAATGAAGGATTCTGGACACACTGTG AGAGAAGGAACGTTGATGGGTACAGCCATTGGTGTTGTATTTGGATACTGGTTTCTAGCCTCAGGATTGTATTATGGTGTGTCATTTATCTGCAACACTCAGATATCATTCCTGCAAGTTTTGTCATTAACG GGATACGGCATGTTTGCCTTCTGTATTGTACTCTTCATTGGTACAACATTTCACAACACTGTCTCtcatacaatgttttacaccatctgGGCTGTACTGGGAGGTTTATCAAGCATCAGAATG GTTGGTGTCTACTTATCAAGAACTAACGGACGGAGCCACAAGCTGACAATAGCCTCAGTTGTTGCCTCAATTCATTTACTGTTTCTTCTGTATCTACAGGTTGGTGTCTACTTATCAAGAACTAACGGACGGAGCCACAAGCTGACAATAGCCTCAGTTGTTGCCTCAATTCATTTACTGTTTCTTCTGTATCTACAGGTTGGTGTCTACTTATCAAGAACTAACGGACGGAGCCACAAGCTGACAATAGCCTCAGTTGTTGCCTCAATTCATTTACTGTTTCTTCTGTATCTACAGGTTGGTGTCTACTTATCAAGAACTAACGGACGGAGCCACAAGCTGACAATAGCCTCAGTTGTTGCCTCAATTCATTTACTGTTTCTTCTGTATCTACAGGTTGGTGTCTACTTATCAAGAACTAACGGACGGAGCCACAAGCTGACAATAGCCTCAGTTGTTGCCTCAATTCATTTACTGTTTCTTCTGTATCTACAGGTTGGTGTCTACTTATCAAGAACTAACGGACGGAGCCACAAGCTGACAATAGCCTCAGTTGTTGCCTCAATTCATTTACTGTTTCTTCTGTATCTACAGGTTGGTGTCTACTTATCAAGAACTAACGGACGGAGCCACAAGCTGACAATAGCCTCAGTTGTTGCCTCAATTCATTTACTGTTTCTTCTGTATCTACAGGTTGGTGTCTACTTATCAAGAACTAACGGACGGAGCCACAAGCTGACAATAGCCTCAGTTGTTGCCTCAATTCATTTACTGTTTCTTCTGTATCTACAGGTTGGTGTCTACTTATCAAGAACTAACGGACGGAGCCACAAGCTGACAATAGCCTCAGTTGTTGCCTCAATTCATTTACTGTTTCTTCTGTATCTACAGGTTGGTGTCTACTTATCAAGAACTAACGGACGGAGCCACAAGCTGACAATAGCCTCAGTTGTTGCCTCAATTCATTTACTGTTTCTTCTGTATCTACAGGTTGGTGTCTACTTATCAAGAACTAACGGACGGAGCCACAAGCTGACAATAGCCTCAGTTGTTGCCTCAATTCATTTACTGTTTCTTCTGTATCTACAGGTTGGTGTCTACTTATCAAGAACTAACGGACGGAGCCACAAGCTGACAATAGCCTCAGTTGTTGCCTCAATTCATTTACTGTTTCTTCTGTATCTACAGGTTGGTGTCTACTTATCAAGAACTAACGGACGGAGCCACAAGCTGACAATAGCCTCAGTTGTTGCCTCAATTCATTTACTGTTTCTTCTGTATCTACAGGTTGGTGTCTACTTATCAAGAACTAACGGACGGAGCCACAAGCTGACAATAGCCTCAGTTGTTGCCTCAATTCATTTACTGTTTCTTCTGTATCTACAGGTTGGTGTCTACTTATCAAGAACTAACGGACGGAGCCACAAGCTGACAATAGCCTCAGTTGTTGCCTCAATTCATTTACTGTTTCTTCTGTATCTACAGGTTGGTGTCTACTTATCAAGAACTAACGGACGGAGCCACAAGCTGACAATAGCCTCAGTTGTTGCCTCAATTCATTTACTGTTTCTTCTGTATCTACAGGTTGGTGTCTACTTATCAAGAACTAACGGACGGAGCCACAAGCTGACAATAGCCTCAGTTGTTGCCTCAATTCATTTACTGTTTCTTCTGTATCTACAGGTTGGTGTCTACTTATCAAGAACTAACGGACGGAGCCACAAGCTGACAATAGCCTCAGTTGTTGCCTCAATTCATTTACTGTTTCTTCTGTATCTACAGGTTGGTGTCTACTTATCAAGAACTAACGGACGGAGCCACAAGCTGACAATAGCCTCAGTTGTTGCCTCAATTCATTTACTGTTTCTTCTGTATCTACAGGTTGGTGTCTACTTATCAAGAACTAACGGACGGAGCCACAAGCTGACAATAGCCTCAGTTGTTGCCTCAATTCATTTACTGTTTCTTCTGTATCTACAGGTTGGTGTCTACTTATCAAGAACTAACGGACGGAGCCACAAGCTGACAATAGCCTCAGTTGTTGCCTCAATTCATTTACTGTTTCTTCTGTATCTACAGGTTGGTGTCTACTTATCAAGAACTAACGGACGGAGCCACAAGCTGACAATAGCCTCAGTTGTTGCCTCAATTCATTTACTGTTTCTTCTGTATCTACAGGTTGGTGTCTACTTATCAAGAACTAACGGACGGAGCCACAAGCTGACAATAGCCTCAGTTGTTGCCTCAATTCATTTACTGTTTCTTCTGTATCTACAGGTTGGTGTCTACTTATCAAGAACTAACGGACGGAGCCACAAGCTGACAATAGCCTCAGTTGTTGCCTCAATTCATTTACTGTTTCTTCTGTATCTACAGGTTGGTGTCTACTTATCAAGAACTAACGGACGGAGCCACAAGCTGACAATAGCCTCAGTTGTTGCCTCAATTCATTTACTGTTTCTTCTGTATCTACAGGTTGGTGTCTACTTATCAAGAACTAACGGACGGAGCCACAAGCTGACAATAGCCTCAGTTGTTGCCTCAATTCATTTACTGTTTCTTCTGTATCTACAGGTTGGTGTCTACTTATCAAGAACTAACGGACGGAGCCACAAGCTGACAATAGCCTCAGTTGTTGCCTCAATTCATTTACTGTTTCTTCTGTATCTACAGGTTGGTGTCTACTTATCAAGAACTAACGGACGGAGCCACAAGCTGACAATAGCCTCAGTTGTTGCCTCAATTCATTTACTGTTTCTTCTGTATCTACAGGTTGGTGTCTACTTATCAAGAACTAACGGACGGAGCCACAAGCTGACAATAGCCTCAGTTGTTGCCTCAATTCATTTACTGTTTCTTCTGTATCTACAGGTTGGTGTCTACTTATCAAGAACTAACGGACGGAGCCACAAGCTGACAATAGCCTCAGTTGTTGCCTCAATTCATTTACTGTTTCTTCTGTATCTACACTTCAGTTACCACAAGATTGCTGATG cTTTGGATAAAATGAAACTGTTTCAGTGA